The Leucoraja erinacea ecotype New England chromosome 19, Leri_hhj_1, whole genome shotgun sequence genome has a segment encoding these proteins:
- the LOC129706429 gene encoding calcium-activated potassium channel subunit beta-4-like, producing MAKARFAYEYSEAEDKSIRLGFFLMVAGIISLFILGFCWLNPTLNNMQCKAANCTVVSLRQIGEMSECTFTCGADCKGTSLYPCIQIFVNNSQSNSRALLHYDEQQLLLNPKCSYIPPCERDNQKNSENVMSWHDYWKEEIGAQTFICYINRQRRPDDVLLKRTRDENVLLHCVLWPLLTLLVGVLIVLLTVCGKSLAIRAEALQKMKYS from the exons ATGGCGAAGGCCAGATTCGCTTATGAGTATTCCGAAGCGGAGGATAAGAGCATAAGACTCGGGTTCTTTCTCATGGTCGCCGGTATTATTTCCTTGTTCATCCTTGGATTTTGCTGGTTAAATCCCACGCTAAACAACATGCAGTGCAAGGCTGCGAACTGCACTGTTGTGTCGTTGCGGCAGATCGGGGAGATGTCTGAGTGCACTTTTACATGTGGGGCAGATTGTAAAGGGACATCGCTCTATCCTTGCATCCAGATCTTCGTCAACAATTCCCAATCGAACAGCAGAGCTCTGCTCCATTACGACGAGCAGCAACTACTTCTAAATCCCAAG tGTTCCTATATCCCCCCTTGTGAGAGAGACAATCAGAAAAACTCTGAAAATGTGATGAGTTGGCATGATTATTGGAAGGAAGAGATTGGCGCTCAGACCTTTATTTGCTATATTAATCGTCAGCGAAG ACCTGATGACGTTCTGCTGAAGAGGACCCGTGATGAGAACGTTCTGTTGCACTGCGTGCTCTGGCCCCTGCTCACTCTGCTGGTTGGGGTTCTAATCGTGCTTCTGACTGTTTGTGGTAAGAGCCTTGCTATTCGAGCAGAAGCCTTGCAGAAAATGAAGTACTCCTAG